A genomic stretch from Setaria italica strain Yugu1 chromosome VII, Setaria_italica_v2.0, whole genome shotgun sequence includes:
- the LOC101785315 gene encoding uncharacterized protein LOC101785315 — protein sequence MDDSAGEAGGQIQGHGCSSYPLSFPSQPPDIKNWFSSYEYESPEVPELVADPAVENGSETQDPFEHPLSKHSFRDGGIALRENCLGEQSLPEVFAGKYLVPVDKSATKPATKRKQSLRTLFGEGFLDKDEEAAETEGQRLLPVQRNALEPPSDCVASLPDTNQSQEWSAEHSNLLVDCDGISSVDTQESTPADQEVECSKQSVDYDDASLSNIDVGEGFAEDVIHQIEQPLNSNGANLVATEKNNQDGVEHTLRPASHNNFNLADTQENSPLEGTRHCKIALCSKRPQETVASDGFIAVKRKEKRPEECRVNEIPRHPMGREKENGKLQENNGISEQKVLDQEQTRHPLADRTNFLEVAAAAPAQEVSRKWKCPRKGKPFVGRPLKQLRLEQWVRQMN from the exons GGCCAAATCCAG GGGCACGGGTGCAGTTCGTACCCCCTTTCATTTCCTTCCC AGCCGCCGGACATCAAGAACTGGTTCTCCAGCTACGAGTATGAATCGCCGGAGGTTCCGGAGTTGGTTGCTGATCCTGCCGTCGAGAACGGCAGCGAGACCCAAGACCCGTTCGAG CATCCATTATCCAAACATTCGTTCCGGGATGGCGGTATTGCTTTGAGGGAAAATTGTTTGGGAGAACAATCTTTGCCTGAGGTTTTTGCTGGAAAATATTTGGTTCCGGTTGATAAGAGTGCGACGAAGCCCGCCACCAAAAGGAAGCAAAGCCTGCGGACACTGTTTGGAGAGGGTTTTCTTGATAAGGATGAGGAAGCTGCTGAAACTGAAGGTCAGAGATTGTTGCCTGTGCAGAGAAATGCACTGGAGCCACCGTCAGATTGCGTAGCAAGCTTACCTGATACTAACCAAAGCCAGGAATGGTCAGCTGAGCACAGCAATTTGCTGGTGGATTGTGATGGTATTAGTTCAGTTGATACTCAAGAAAGCACCCCTGCAGATCAGGAGGTTGAGTGCAGTAAACAGTCTGTTGATTATGATGATGCAAGCTTGTCCAATATTGATGTTGGAGAAGGCTTTGCAGAAGATGTCATCCACCAAATTGAACAGCCACTCAATTCCAACGGTGCCAATCTAGTTGCCACTGAGAAAAATAACCAAGATGGTGTGGAGCACACCTTACGTCCTGCTAGTCACAACAATTTCAATTTAGCTGATACTCAAGAGAATTCTCCACTAGAGGGAACTCGACACTGCAAGATTGCATTATGCAGTAAAAGGCCACAAGAAACAGTTGCATCAGATGGTTTTATAGCTGTCAAGAGAAAGGAGAAGCGACCTGAGGAATGCAGAGTGAACGAAATTCCTAGACACCCAAtggggagggagaaggaaaaCGGAAAATTACAAGAGAACAATGGCATTTCGGAGCAGAAGGTTTTGGACCAAGAGCAAACTAGACATCCCTTGGCAGATAGAACTAATTTTTTggaagtagcagcagcagctcccgCACAAGAGGTCAGCAGGAAATGGAAATGCCCTCGCAAAGGCAAGCCCTTTGTTGGTCGTCCACTGAAGCAGCTCCGGTTGGAACAGTGGGTACGCCAAATGAATTGA
- the LOC101785716 gene encoding late embryogenesis abundant protein 18: MQPAKVKAKDMVSSAKEKVKEGSAKMQGKTGEATAATHGEKEMAKEAARAKKDQATADMHQEKAEHRADATTGRHGTTGVPLTGPHGHHGATTGAAVDPAYPSAGTTYPASGNKYL; encoded by the coding sequence ATGCAGCCGGCGAAGGTGAAGGCGAAGGACATGGTGAGCTCGGCGAAGGAGAAGGTGAAGGAAGGGTCGGCCAAGATGCAGGGCAAGAcgggggaggcgacggcggcgacgcacGGCGAGAAGGAGATGGCCAAGGAGGCAGCCCGCGCCAAGAAGGACCAGGCCACCGCCGACATGCACCAGGAGAAGGCCGAGCACCGCGCcgacgccaccaccggccgccacggcACCACGGGCGTGCCCCTCACCGGGCCGCACGGCCACCACGGCGCCACCACCGGTGCGGCCGTCGACCCCGCCTACCCGTCCGCCGGCACCACGTACCCGGCGTCGGGCAACAAGTACCTCTAG